GATTTTCAGCTCACGGATATCACTGTCCCTAGCTCTGGTGGCACCTTTACAGGTGCGGCTCTCGAATGCTTAATCAAGTGCGTTGATCGTGATATTAAACGCTCTGATGGTGACCAAAAAGGTGACTGGCGCCCTCTCGTTTTTTTAATGACCGATGGCACACCTTCTGATGCTTACGCCTATGGTGAAGCAATTAAAGAAGTGAAAAAACGTTCATTTGGTTCGATCATCGCTTGTGCTGTTGGCCCGAAAGCCAAACACGATCACCTTAAAGAACTCACCTCGCAAGTGGTTGCCTTAGAAACTCTCGATTCCAATGCCTTCTCTGGCTTCTTTAAATGGGTCTCTGCCAGTGTTGCCTCTGGCAGTTCAAGCGCTGGGGTTAATACCGATAAAGACACATTACCGCCACCACCTCCTGAAATTCAGTTGGTACTGTGATCCACAAAAGCAAAGCGCTTCAAAAGGCTTTGCTTTTATTTTATTCAGGCTTTGGTTTATTCATCACAATACATAACAGCCACAATAAAGTGATAAGGTACAACAATGAGAAGGCTACCCATTTTCTTTGTTTTAGATTGTTCAGAATCGATGATTGGTGAAAACCTAAAAAAGATGAATGACGGTCTGACAACTATTATTAGCGATCTAAGGCGTGATCCACACGCCCTTGAAACTGCTTATATTTCTATTATCGCCTTTGCTGGCGTTGCAAAAACGATTGTTCCACTCACTGAAGTCGTCTCTTTTTACCCACCTCAACTTCCATTAGGAGGAGGCACTTCATTAGGCAGTGCATTACGAGAACTTTCTCACCAAATCGACACTCAAGTAAGAAAAACCACGCTTGAGCAAAAAGGCGATTGGAAGCCTGTCGTTTACCTTTTAACAGATGGCAGGCCTACCGATGATTACGCACAAGAGATCAAGCGCTGGAAAGATCACTACGCCAACAAAGTTAACTTAATTGCGATTGGATTAGGCTTAAGTGCAGACTTACATGTGCTGTCGCAATTAACTGAAAATGTACTGTTATTTACCGAAACACAAGAAGGCGATTTTACTCGTTTTATTAAATGGATAACGATGTCAGTGGTTTCTCATAGCCGAAGTGTTGGCGAAGAGCCACCACCACTTTTAAGTCAAACAGAGCATATTGTTCGTCTTGCCAAAGACGATGTGGCTCGTGCCTATGATGAATCTTGTGTCACTTTTGTCGGCCGTTGTAGCCACACACGCTCACCTTATTTAATGAAATATGAACGTCCTCCCATGAAAGCTTCAGGGTTGGATTTTAATCTTAACCTTAATGGCTTTAACTTAACGGGTTGCTACACCTTAAATGAAGATTACTTTGCATGGAGTGATCTCAGCGCCACCGCATATCAAGTTAATACCAGTGAACTTCATGGCACTCCAGGTTGCCCTTATTGTGGCAATGCGACTGCTTTTGCCGTTTGCCAATGTGGCAAATTGCTCTGTGTAAATGGCCCTGAAACCGTTATTTGCCCTTGGTGTGATAACAACATCACCTTTGGAGATAACAGCAATCAATCTGACTTTGATGTCACACGAGGTAAAGGCTAATGGATAAAAAAGCCCTACTCACAAAACTGATTATTGATGACACACTGACACAACAGCGTATTCCGGTACATGAAGAGTTGGTTATTGCGCTGTATGAAGATGCGGAAATCGCTCAACATATTGATTTTATTATTGATAGAATCAAAGCAAAAACAGCAGAAAAAATAACAACGCAAGACAAAGCACAACCTATTCTTCTGTTATTGCCACCAGCCCACAATTTAGCCTCTGACGAAGCATCATTACCAAAAGAAAGCTCATTAAAACCAGGGCAAATTCCAACACACTCATCGCCAATGCCAATAGAAAAACCGATTATTCACCGCCCTACGGCCAAAATTACTCTTTCTAATGCTAAAGTAGGTAGCGAATTTAATTCTTCGATTAATATTGAATTAGATACGCTTGATACTGCACAAATTAAGTCAGTGAATTTTCCTGAAGATCTCGGCATAACCTTTGATGCCAAAAGTTGTTGCTTAGTTGGCACACCAATAAAAAGTGGTAATTTCACGCTAACAATAAACTGGTCTGTAAATTCAGCGCATTACCACAATGATGTATTATTAATCATTAATCCAGATCCTCGTAGCTTATGGCAAATTAACGAACCTCCCGCAGATAGCCCTTATCCTAAAGCACATATTGATAGCAAACTTATTCTTGAAGAAGATATTCGTATTGCAGGTGCCAGCCGTCGCGGTCGCTCTCATGAACATGCAGGTACATTCCGTGATGACGATTTTTACATTCACCACGATAACCAAAGCCAATGGAATATTTTAATTGTTGCTGACGGTGCCGGCAGTGCTCGCTACTCTCGTGAAGGTTCACGCATTGTCACAAAAGTTGTCAGTGAATACCTTGAAGAACAATTGAACATTGAGAAAAATCCCATATTAGCACCTTATCTCAACACCATTCACCAATGGGATGATGAGAGTGAGAAAAGGCAAGTAGGCAACTTTTTTTCTAAGCTATTTCATAATGCGTCACAGCTTGCGATTAATCACCTAAAGAATGAAGCCATTCGCATTAATGAGCCCATAAAATCGTTTTCCACTACACTGTTGGCAACGGTGGCTTTACGTATCGATGATGAGCTATTTGCAGCGGCATTTTGGATGGGTGATGGTGCAATTGCAGCTTATGGACCCGCCGGAAAGGTCCGTGTTTTAGGTATTCCTGATAGCGGTGAATATGCAGGACAAACCCGTTTTCTTGATGAGAGTGCGGTGAATGATATTGAATTTAATCGACGCATTATTATTGGTAAATGGAGCGAAATTTCACATCTGATATTAATGACAGATGGTGTGTCTGATCCGAAGTTTGAAACAGATAACGGCTTACAAGATCCCAATAAATGGGCAACGCTTATTGATGAAATATCGCCTTGTTTAGCTTCACCGGAAACCGCTGATAAAACACTGGCCGAATGGCTAAATTTCTTTTCAGCAGGCAATCACGATGACCGCACGCTGGTTGTGGCTTGGTGATCATCAAAGAGAAAATAGGTGAGTTTCATGGCAGATATCATTACCTGTACAACACAAAGTGGGAAAACCGTCCAGTACGTCAATGAAATTATTGGCTCTGGCTCAATGAAAGATGTCTATTTTTCCCCTGACAGAACCTATGTTGTTGCCTTTTATAAGACAAAACAAAACGCACAAGCCAAAGATAGAATCGATATGATAACAGGCTCTTATCGTCATAATATCTTTGAGCAAAGTGGCGGTGAATACTGGAAAAACCTTTTTTGCTGGCCAACTGATGTTGTTGAACATCAAGGCAAAATTGGTATTGTAGTGCCGACATATCAACCCCACTTTTTCTTTAAATATGGCTCTAAAAACAATGACTTTCTTGCCATAAAAGGTCGTGAAAAAGAAGGTAAATGGTTTGCAAGCGCCAACAACCAAAATAAATTTCTCGATCCTAGAGAAAGAGGTAATTTATTAAATTACTTGAAAGTTTGTTTATTGCTTTCTCGTGCAGTCCGCCGAATGCATGCCGCGGGCTTATGCCATAGCGATTTAAGCTATAAAAACGTCCTTATCGATCCTGAGCAAGGTCATGCTTGTGTGATTGATATTGACGGTTTAGTGGTTCCTGGAAAATACCCACCTGATGTTGTTGGAACACCTGATTTTATTGCACCTGAAGTGGTAAAAACCAGCCATTTACCGAAAGAAGATCCTAACCGAATTTTGCCAAGTATCACCACTGATAGACATGCCCTTGCAGTATTAATCTATATGTATCTGTTTTATCGCCACCCTTTAC
This genomic stretch from Proteus vulgaris harbors:
- a CDS encoding 3-deoxy-D-manno-octulosonic-acid kinase, which encodes MADIITCTTQSGKTVQYVNEIIGSGSMKDVYFSPDRTYVVAFYKTKQNAQAKDRIDMITGSYRHNIFEQSGGEYWKNLFCWPTDVVEHQGKIGIVVPTYQPHFFFKYGSKNNDFLAIKGREKEGKWFASANNQNKFLDPRERGNLLNYLKVCLLLSRAVRRMHAAGLCHSDLSYKNVLIDPEQGHACVIDIDGLVVPGKYPPDVVGTPDFIAPEVVKTSHLPKEDPNRILPSITTDRHALAVLIYMYLFYRHPLRGGKIHDLDDEMRDETLSMGEKALFIEHPTDRSNAVKLNQVKPSSLPWADPEKIPYTIMGPYLTPLFERAFITGLHDPSQRPTADEWETALVKTVDLVQPCQNKDCEQQWYVFSGKTQPVCPYCHTPYKGQLPILNLYSSRKAGSFRPDDHRLMVWSNQSLFPWHVNRLIAPNERTTDEQKKRVGYFVYHNSTWWLVNERIDGLMVLPEKKQIAIGDKIALTDGLQFVLSTEEGGRLVVVQLVSN